The DNA sequence ATAAGAAGAGGAAATTCTTTGAGTCCAAAAAGAAAAGCCTCATGAGCACTTAGGAGGACCTAGACGATTCATCGTCTAGTGAAGACAGTGAGGAAGAAGCCAATCTATGTCTAATGGCTTATGCGTCCACCAGTAAAGCTGAATCAGCATTAGACACAAGTTCAGATGATGAAGATCACCATCTTGATGACACTATCAACTTTGATGGTGAAGAGATAATATTTGAAtctagaaaatatttaattaaagggTACAATCAACTTTTATCTGTATATGCTCACGTCTCTAAAGCTTATAGAAAACTAAACAAGTTTTCAACATCTTGAAAGAGAGCATAGGGATCTTAAGAAAACTCATCAAGCTCATTTAGTTGATTTTTTCTTGGAAACCACTTCAACTGGTGATGTACAAGACACATTTGTTTGTGAGGAGGTCAAGGCATTACTAAACAAAAAGGTATCTAGTGGACGAAAAATATTCTTAAGGATTTTCAAGACTTAGAAGAAAGGGGGAAATCCTTAACCACAACTCTTGAAGATTCATAAAAAGAGCACAAAGTGACAACATTATAAAAAGATCTATTTTGATTTAAACTATAAGCTTAGAGGACATGAGGTCTTAAAGGAactacctcttgagattgaaaAACTCTATACGGAGATAGAAACCTTTAAAGATAACCTAGACAAATTTGTTGGAAGTCATGAAGcccttaataaaattattaaggtGCAAAGAAACCCCAAAGAGGAAAAAAGATTGTGCATGGTGAAGAAGTCactattttctattattaaggTGCTGGCCATggtttcaaaggaaaaaagattaTGCATGGTGAAGAAGtcactattttctatttttgtggaAAAGTGGGTCATGAGACTCATAAGTGCAAGGACCTCCCTAAAAAGAGCAACCCATCAAAGGGTCCATCCAGTGCTTATCAACACCTACAagctaacaaagaaaaaaagacccAAAAAGATTTGGGCACCTAAGGGCAAAATAATTCATGTTGCAGACCTCTTTGATAGCAAGAAAGAAGCACTAGCCATGGTACCTAGACAGTGGCTACTCACGACACATGATAGGTGAAAAGTCTATGTTCCAATCCCTAAGCCCTATGTCTGGTGGGATGGTCACTTTCAGAGGGAATCAGAAAGGTCTAATAATAGGTGTAGGTAAGGTTTGTATTCCTTATTATCCTTCTATCAATAATGTTTTACTTGTTAAAGGATTGAAGCATAATTTGTTGAGCATAAGTCAATTGTGTGATAGTGGATACAATGTCACCTTTAACTTTAACAAGGATATGTGTATCATCCAAAACAAGGACAACTCTTTACTCTTGTCTACTAAGAGACAAGGAAATCACTATAAGATTAAACTTGGTGATCTATCCAATCAAAAGGTGTCATGCTTACTTTTAGTCAAAGAGCATTACTGGGTATGGAATAAGAAGTTTGACCATGCTAGCTGGAGGTTAATCTCAAAGCTTCAAAAGCATAGCCTCGTAAGAGGACTTCCAAAACAGTCATATCAAGATGATTCTATTTGTAAAGCTTGCCAGGAAGAAAAACAAGTAAAAAGTTCTTCTAAAGCCAAAAAAGTTGTTTATACTTTGAGGCCTTTAGAGCTTCTACACCTTGATTTGTTTGGACCAACCATGACTGCATCCATCTCTAGATGTAGATATAGTCTGGTCATAGTCGATGATTGCACCAGATGGATATGGGTCAGGTTCCTAACTCACAGGGATGAGTCTTTTGATACCTTCTATAAATTCAGTAGAaagattcaaaatgaaaaaggtatTTGTATCTCTTCAATCAAAAATGATCATGGGGGAGTTTGAAAtgatctttttgaaaaattatgtgAAGAGAATggtatttatcataatttttctaCTCCAagaacaccacaacaaaatcgagttgttaaaaggaaaaatagaactcTTCAAGAAATGGCTAGGACCATGCTTAGCAATCACTCAACTCCTACCTATTacttatataacaaaatttatataaggcCAATCTTAAAGAAGACTCGCTATGAATTATGGAAGGGACGTAAACCCAGCATCTCTTATTTCCACCCATTTGGATGTCAGTGTTTCATTTTAAACACCAAGGATAATCTTGGAAATTTTGATTCTGCAATTTTACTTGGATGTGATTTTGTAATCTTACTTGGATACTCTAAATCGTCCAAGGCATATAGAGTGTATAACTCCAAAACCTTGAGTGTGGAATAGGCCAGTCATGTAAAATTTAATGACAACAAGCCTGACATCACAATGTCAGAGCTGGATGAGTCCTTTGTGGAGATGAAAATAGAAGATATTGTTAAGTCTGCTGCTATGTCCAATCAGAACCAACTTTTGTCCAGCTCGCCAGTGGACGATCAACCTGAATAAGTCAGAGAACCAATTGGATGCTTGCTGAGGAATCATCATCAGAGTCCCAGATCATTGGTGATCCTAAGGACAAATTCCAAACAAGGAACTCTCTCAAGCACACAGTGCTACTTTCCAAGATCAAGCCAAAGCACATAGATGATCCCATGTCTGATGAATACTGGGTCAAAGCAATGCAAGAAAAGCTGGACAAGTTAATGAAGAATGATGCCTGGAAGCTTGTAGAATGGGTGTTTAGAAACAAGCTAGATGAAACAGGTAAGGTTATGAGGAACAAGGCTAGGCACTTGGCCAAAATTTACTCACAAcaagaaggtatagattataGTGAAACCTTTGTTCTTGTTACTCGTCTAGAGGCGATACACATTTTACTATCCTTTGTTGCTCATCATGGTATAATGTTATATCAAATGGACGTAAAAAGTGTGTTCCTTAATGGACTTATCAaggaagaagtctatgtggaacAACCCCCTAGGTTTGAGAGTTCTATCTACCCTCATCATGTATTCAAACTTAATAAAGCCTTGTATGGTTTAAAGCAAAGATTATGGAAAGGTAGATACTACTCTATTTCGTAAAGATTATAGAAGTCAATTCCTAATCATCTAGATATATGTGGATGATATCATATTTGGTGCTACTAATAACTCTCTGTTTGAGGATTTTTCAAAGCTTATGCAAGCAGAGTTTGAGATGACTATGATGAGAGAATTGAAGTTCTTCCTTGGACTTCAAATCAAGCAAATAGACGAAGGCATATACATACATCAAACCAAGCACATGAAGGAACTTCTGAAGAAGTTTAAGATGGACGAtgcaaagcaaatgaaaacCCCTACGCATCCAACCACTGTACTTGGACTGGGCAAAGAATCAAAGTAGGTGGACGAAAAGACATACAGAGGAATGATAGAATCACTTCTATATCTCACAGCATCCAGACCTGACATTATGTTCAGTATGTCTTTGTGCAAGATTCCAAAAGGAACCAAGggaagttaatttattttatgtgaaacacatatttagatattttattgGAACTCCTAACCTTGGTTTGTGCtttaagagagaaaaggaaTGCAGGTTGCTTGGTTACTGCAATGCAGATTTTGCTAGAGATATAGTGGAAAGAAAAAGCACCAGTGGAGGTTGTCACTTCGTTGGTGGATGCTTAGTTTCTTAGACAAGCAAGAAACAAGGGACAATAGCTCTATTGACAGCAGAGGCAAAGTATATATCAGCTGTAAGTTGTTGTTCTCAACTCATGTGAATAAAACATCAACTTAAGAATTACAACTTGTTTGAGAGTAAAGTTCCTATCCTTTGAGATAATACTGCTCCCatagatttttctaaaaatcccATCATACATTCACGTgccaaacacaaaaataaaacatcatttcataAGGGATCACATTCAGAAGGGTACTGTGGAATTACAGTTCCTTTTACTAAGGATAGGCTAATCTCTTTAAGAGAAAGGCTTGGCATGTTCCCTGTGGAATGAAGTTTCAAATCCATGTTTGAAGCCTTAACAAATCACTAAGCATCCAGAGGACCTATCGTCCAATGAGCTTAGTCAATATTGGTGCACTGCACACATGCATCCAATGTATGGATTGTGACCCTGGACACAAGTTTAGTTAAACGCAATGTTTTGAGTACACTTGTGTTGAGTCACCTAAAGCgggttagattttttttttaaataaaaaacccaTATCTTTTCAACTTCCCTTACGacatctttctctctcttcacgcTAAACACTTAACCATTACCATCACTCATCATTACGACCTTTCACTATCAAAAACTTCTGCaaattctctctctcaaaaactTCTCTGCACCCTAACCTTTCTTCCTCTTAGAAACTTCCCGAGACCCAAGCTGTCCAAGCCACACCTAACTTTGGAAACAACCCTCCATTTTCTTCATCCAAGGATAGTTCCCTAGTTCGTATGACAAGACCTGCACCTGTGACTATCCTTGTTGCGAAAGCCACAATGAAAGATAAGGAACCACGAGTTCATATCGAACACTACTTTGATATCGACTCATTGGAAAACGTTGGCTACATCATCAAAGCCCACCTCATGTTGTGTGTCATCCTTCACTTCCGTGAAGACCCCAAGGTGTATAGCAACGAAGACAATGGAGGCCACTTTGTTGGAAAAGTTCTAGGGATATTAGTAAAGTTGACTACTGAGATGATTGCTCAAGCCATTGGCTGCAAGCGTCGCATAACCAAGTTTGTGAACAACTAGGGAGATGAACTTGAGGACCACATTGGGCACTCCTTACAGGAACCCAACTGGGCTAAGACCCCAAGCTGATATAGAACACTGCTAGAATATCTGCTTCCAAAGCACATCCAACTCTTCACTCCCATGTCCAAGTTTGTTCCTTTAGTCTATTGTCATTAAGCTTTTCCTTTGACTAAGGATGACATCTTTAATGTTGGGATTATTATGATGCAATGTAGGCTGACTAACCAGTGGCCAAGCTATCCTCCTGGAATTCATATTAGACCCACCATTACCAAAAAGTCCATGCTAGATTGCATCACTCCGAGCTTGCCTCAATTTGAccttaaaaagaagaaaggcaAGGTTCCTCCTTACAACAAGCCTATGCTTCATCCTGGTCCAAAGGACACTATTGCCTTGCATCCAATTCCTTACGATTGGAGTAGGAACTTCACCAGGGATGTTGCTAAGAAGATTATTGCTCTGAAGCTAGATGTTGAGTTTGATCAAAATGATACcatgcttttttattttaaagacatgTATGAATACTCTCATCTTGCGTCCACTTCAGAGTATGACAAGGAAGACACATCCAATGACATGCGTATGGTGCAAATCCTGCATCCAGCCAAGATTTATAGATTCAATGATTGGTAGATGTGCTTCCTGAGGCAAGAAGGAGATAACGAGTTCAATCAATGACTCATCCATGATATTCCTCCTCTTTGTTCCTAGTTTGTCTTTAATTTGCACAAGTATTCAGAAGCTGCAATGAGAAGAGCAATTGTAACTGCTTAGGCAAGGTTTCCCACACTCAAAAAGCATTTATTCTCTCTTGATCAAAACCCTTGGGTTCCAAGACAAGGCATGGCTGCTGAACTTTAGAGAAAACAACTCAAACTCAACCGCCAGCTAATGGAGATGCAAAAAGTGCCTGAAACCAAGCAACAACAGAAGAAGCTCAAATCTAAAGAGTTTTTCAACAATCTTCATGCATATCTTGGACTTCAGGTCGATGTTGTTGAACCTCCACTGGTTAAAGTCACTTCACAACCTCAACCCATCGTTGAAGATGAATTAGCCATGGTCAGCACTTCCATTACTCCTCGTGAGATAACTCCATTGACCACCTTTGCTCCAACGAGTGTGTCTAAGGAGAGAATTCAAGATTTGTTGCACCTTCAATAGGCCAACCTGGAAGAAATAATGGAAAGAAGGTTCCTTATTGAACGCATGGAAACcaattttctgtaaaaaaaaaaaaaacactttggagTCCTCACTCAATTCCTTCAATGACTTTGTGCTTTTCAATATGAACTTATTAATGCAACAAAGGCTACCTCTGTCCATCCAGCCACTTCCGCCGCCACCAACCTCTATTCCTGCACTTGTAACCACTGTGAATCTTGTGCCTGTGCCTCCACCTCCATCTTCACCACCAAAGTCACCACCAACTATCCCTCAACCTTTGTCCACTAAAGGTTGGCCATGATGGCCAAAGtcatttcctttttctcttcaaacCGTATCTTTCGATAATGACAAATGGGGAGAAAGTAGAAaaggaattttaatttataaaacactTGTACTCATTTGACTTTATAATAAAACAAGTGTTTTGGTGGTCACATATGTGTGTTTTCATGCTTTTTAAATTTTCCTACACATATTCTCTGATACATGCATAAGGTAAAGAACTTAAGGAGAGTATCCTTAATCCTCACATAATTTACTCATTCATTCTAATAACatattgatgtgtcattattttctcctatttcataaccctttttgtcaccattttaattactgattagccttaattgtcaaattaattatgcagttttattatttgggcctacttgactaattttgtgtttttaatttaattttaggagaattataagcaattgggcttgaatccggaattgggtttggacttgaagagagcagacaattttattttatcaaatcttatcttatccagattttatttcatctagattttatttcttccagattttatttcatccaatcttatcttatcttgtccagattttattttatttcgtttatgggcttggacttaaaatagatttacaagctttggggctgaggacctatataacagcaccaaggttttagtttagggagttttttttggacaagagaataattctagggttttagaattccagtttttactgttcatgcacactgttcacgtagaataaaattttttttctgcaatttcgtttctgcttcaatctacaatttcgttttctaatgattaatggaaggctaagtctccagagttattttctcttgaggataaagcacagctctctttgaggttttattattactattgaattctgatcaatttttcctcttcaccaattactctgtatttgttgctattaatccatgcatgcttagtgcttgattaattgtctttgcgcttaatttatgttcatgcttaatgatcagtttcattcatgattaattggtgtatgtgttgcttaatcacataatgacagccttatgttaattttcgcttagtaatttaatttaagattggattaagtggttgaactggttagggataaatcctcgtaacctaggataagagacttgcttgtgaatcaagcggaaacaacatgttttaattatgttatttctataattcgaatttgcttgttgtttaatttacaaaaacaaacaaacccctccaattcgttactgttttattactatctaatatgaatgtttggttgaccattgctcgttgggagacgacctaagatcacttcctagatactgcatttttaatgtttatttgattcaggtacggTCTCGATCACATATTTGCTCTAACTATGTAATATTTGCTCTGATTATGTCTTTGAAATATCTCCTTATGCTCTGATGATTAACAAGTTTGTTGTATATCAAAGTTATATTCCTCATATACATAACCCAAGAGTAAGTGGTGTGAGACAGTACATTCTAAACTGCTCTGATACCTTGATCTTAATCTCCTCATCTTATCCTTTtagtatcaaaatttatattgtttgtcatcataaaaaaagagGAGATTGCTAAGTCTGGTTGCATCTAAGTCACATTGAATTGTACCAAATAATTAAATCCCTAAGGTTTTGATGTTAAAAAGGTATAAATTTCAAGTATTAACCTTTCATGCTTAAGCTACATGTTCATCTATCTCTATGAGATACAAGCAGaaaagcatgaacataaatgcTCTGGATGATAGGCAAAGTATTAGTCATTGGACGATATTGTCTCAACGTCTAGTCTTGAGAAGACAAGTGCTTTAGCACATGGCTTCCAGTACAAAAGCAATGGAATAGTTACTTGATCCTCAAGTACTGAAAACAATCATCAGAGAGTAACGTCCATAGGTTCAATAAGCAACTTATGTCATAGCACACAAAAAGAAAGATTTAAATTGTCTTTTCTTGACATTCTTAATTCATTTTGTCTTATGATGTTAAcgtttcttttgatttttaagcTATAAGTCAGCTCTGAGCCATTGGCAATAGTGTAAAATTGTACTTCTCTAAAGATATGCTACAGAAAGTGTTTGTGGTCTCCACTCTTTCTTTGCATAGAGCGGCCTCGTGTCAAGCGTCAAAGCTATTAGACAACAGCTAGTTAGGATCTCTTAACGAATTGAAGCTATGAAGTCTATATAAAGCTTGAAGATATTTGTGTAAAGGTTGTCAAATTACAAGAGAATAATCTaagacaaacaaacaaaagtgtTGTAACGTTATCATTTTACTGGACGAAGGAAACTAGGCTGAATTGAATAAATCTTAGCTTTGCTAAGTTAGTGAATTTTGTTGTATTTAAGCTTATtgtgtaaaaattatttgagtGATTAGAATACTCTTATGCATCCAGTGACTTGAGCAATGATCTCCATGGATAAGGTGGCCTTCCTGCCAAGAACATTGGAGGCGATGGTGTGAGTAGTCTTGAACTTAGCATTGCGCCAAAACCTTTTGATGAGTTATGGATGAATGGTCTAATAGTCATTGTAAAAACCTCTTATGCCACAACATAGCGTTCTTCATTTAGATTTTCAAGCTGATGCCTTCAAGGTAGTTGATATCAAAGAAATGCTCGATATGGATGGTAGCTTTATTTTTAGTAAGAATGGTGGTTGTCTCTATCTTGGGAATGGTTGGGTTGAATGTGGATCGTTTGCTTCCACTTGACATGATGCAAGGTTGAAGCTTTCTAGGATTAGGGTTTGTGTTTAGGGTTCagagagagaataaaaatgagaaagaaagtggGGAATTTTTGTAATTGAAGGGTTTGATAAGAGAAGGGATGGTTGTTTTGATTCTTGAAGATGAACCCATTTTTTGGGCTTTTTGAAATGCAATCATAAGGTCCACCAATCAAAGGGTGACTCATCAAAAGCACAATAACATTATCTTACCCAAGACACTACATTTCATCTTAAATAACACAATGTTGATGATATGAAAATATTCATACATTGGGCacacataatatataaatgatgtGCATCTATCAACTTAGATTCATTGGATGATGGGTCCTCTAGACACTAAGTTAGATTGTAGGACATATAAACATTAACTCATTCTTTTATAAAGTCCATTCCAATTTTATTCTTTAGCAAAATCAACCTTTCTTTAGTTAGGGGTTTTGTAAATGACAACAAGTTGATCATTAGTGGGTACAAATTgtatgatggaagcttgcttgagaagcttctatggaggttggatctttaAGCTTCAATGAgctccttcaatggtgattttccaccattgagatgcagcggaaggtaaaggagaagaggagagaggaggcaccatccacaagggaataagccatggatgGAGAAGCTTCACTACCAAGAAagtgtcttggataagaagcttagagaggaagcttcaatggaggaagagaatgagagagagagagagagagagagagaaagtggcatggaaaattgaaggaagaaagggacaaaagttgaactttgaaatgtgtctcataagactttcattcatcaaagttgtgacaagtgttacacatgtttctatttatagcctaggtcactaactaaaatgtgaatttcattttcattttatgtgaATCTAAGAGGAATATTCTAAGGATATTCTAAAGGCATCTTAAAATAATCTAAGAATATGCCAACGGCATCTTAGCATATTCCCTTTAGATGCCACAAGAATGAAAGGTGTGACTTTAGCACATAGGAAAGGAATATGTCACAAGAATATGCCAAAGGAATATTATAAGAATATGCCAAAGGAATATTTCAAGAATATGCCAAAGGGTGGAaaactacacacacccctccaatagctaaacTCACACCTATGCCAAAATAcacgaaaatacaaaaaaaaaatccctactacaaagactactcaaaatgccctgaaatacaaggttaaaatcttatactactagaatggtcaaaatacaaggcccaaaaggaggaaaacctattctaatatttacaaagaaaagtgggctcatacttagccaatggacccaaaatctaccataaggctcatgagaaccctagggccttctcctacaTCTCTagccaatcttcttagagtcatCTATCCAAtccccttgcgggataggatttcattattccctcctccttgaaaaggatttgtcctcaaattcaGAGGTTCTTAaaactctgggcttcttccctcaacacctgtgaaaggactaaaaacatatatattagtggtgttgagtatgttagagtagggtaagacctgaaaacccctttccagAGCATTTTCCCATGagagaacatggttcctcaccaactcaatgagtggtgctacaggtatagaaaaatatgggacaaaccttttgtaaaagtttgttaagtcatggaagccccaaatttcccttatacttggtggagtgggccactcgggaatgacctttattctcttacgGTCCCCTTGatcattatttacaaaattaaggaaagtaatgtaATATAACATACCTTtctctatattttcatgttgattactcctaTCAAAAAGTATGAcgaacctaaggtgtcccatatgagcatcttggtttgtattgaaaccaaaaataagaacaaacctacctaatgagtccctatataTATGAATCATGAAGATATTGGATGCAttggtgattttacaaaagaggattACACCATTCAAcatattcatcataccacctatcataggaaTTTGGTGcatcataatacctattttggacaccaacaaagcacaagggtttaagctcttacgaaccaaaccctcatccaacaactcctttacttaaggaataacctcaagctcaagaggtatggtagTGCTAAGGgaggtttcccttgataggagaaggtagaaggaTTGTTTACGAAGGATTGTTattttgatatcaccttttgttgcaaaatgattttccttcttaacaatcttcttggaggaatccttttcctctttttcctccgccttggcctttgaagacaaggtcttactatccttctttttcttttgtttttctagtttttcttccccatccctcttatcatct is a window from the Glycine max cultivar Williams 82 chromosome 2, Glycine_max_v4.0, whole genome shotgun sequence genome containing:
- the LOC106797502 gene encoding probable pathogenesis-related protein ARB_02861 is translated as MEMQKVPETKQQQKKLKSKEFFNNLHAYLGLQVDVVEPPLVKVTSQPQPIVEDELAMVSTSITPREITPLTTFAPTSVSKERIQDLLPLSIQPLPPPPTSIPALVTTVNLVPVPPPPSSPPKSPPTIPQPLSTKGWP